In the genome of Streptomyces sp. SAI-127, the window GGTGCGGAGCGGGGACGGTGGGGTGCAGAAGGGAGGGGCTGACGCCGCGGATCTGGATGTGGTCATGGGCGGCAGGAGCCAGTACCGGCTGGAGGTGCGGCCCCGGGCGCTCGGTGATTTCGTGGCCGGAGCCTGGTGGCACAGCACCTCGTCGGCCTCGCACTTCACCCGGTCACTGGTGTGTTCGAGGGTGACGGAGGACGGCGGGCGGATCACTCTCAGCGGTCGCACCTTCAAGGTGACGGCGGCCGACGGGGCGCGGGAGGAGCGGGAGTTGGAGACGGACGAGGAGGTGCTGGGGGCGTACCGGGAGAGGTTCGGTATCGAGCTCGACCGGGTGCCGACTGTACGAAACCCCGACGGGAACGGCGGTGTGCAGGCCGTGTCGAAGGGGTGAGCGGTCGGGCGCTGGGGCCGGGCTGGAAAATGGTGCCGTGAGCGATGTGAGACATGTGCTGGTGCTGCCTGATCGGGATGCCGCGGAGGAGGTCGTCGAGGCGCTCTCGGAGCGGTTCCGGGTGGATGAGGAGCCGCAGGTCGTTCGGGACGCGCTGGCGGGGGAGGACGATGCGGAGGACGCGCAGTGGCTCGTGGTGCTGCGGGACGCGGCGGGGCGGTTGGACGCCGGGGAGCTGAACGAGTTCGTGGGGGAGTGGGACGGATGGCGGGAAGAGCCGTGAGCCTGCGGCGGCTTGGCCGGGTGAGGTGAGGCTCGGTGGTCCGGCGGGGGTGGGTTTTCGCTCGCCCGCGCCGGCGGGGTGCTGCGCGGGCAGCGCTGCTGGGCCGGCGTGATCGCGCCCGTCCAGGGCGCGAGGAACTGCGCGACCAATGCACCGGCGCCCCACCAGCCCCCAAGCATCCCTCACCGGCCCGCGGCTACGGCGCTGTCAGTGCCGCGTGCCATGCTGTACGCGATGGCCAAGAAGACTGCTCATGACGACCCTCTCGCCCCTTTGACCCTTGCTGTGGGGCAGGAGGAGCTCCTGCTCGACCGGGCTGTGCGGGAGGTGGTCGCTGCTGCTCGGGCCGCCGACGCGGATACGGATGTGCGGGATCTGAGCCCGGAGCAGTTGCAGCCGGGGACGCTTGCCGAGTTGACCAGTCCGTCGCTGTTCGCGGAGCGCAAGGTCGTGGTCGTGCGCAATGCGCAGGATCTCTCCGCCGACACCGTCAAGGATGTGAAGGCGTATCTCGGGGCGCCCGCCGAGGAGATCACCCTGGTGCTGCTGCACGCGGGGGGAGCCAAGGGCAAGACACTGCTCGACGCCGCGCGGAAGGCGGGGGCCCGAGAGGTCCTCTGTCCGAAGATGACCAAGCCGGCGGACCGGCTGGCCTTCGTGCGGCAGGAGTTCCGGGGGACGGGGCGGTCCGCCACACCCGAGGCGTGCCAGGCCCTGGTCGATGCGATCGGAAGTGATCTGCGGGAGCTGGCGTCCGCCGTGTCTCAGCTGGTCGCGGATGTCGAGGGCACGATCGACGAGGCCGTCGTGGGGCGGTACTACACGGGGCGGGCCGAGGCTTCCAGTTTCACCGTTGCCGACCGGGCCGTGGAGGGGCGGGCCGCGGAGGCGTTGGAGGCGTTGCGGTGGTCGTTGTCGACCGGGGTCGCGCCGGTCATGATCACCAGTGCGCTGGCCCAGGGCGTGCGGGCGATCGGGAAGCTGTCGTCCGCCCGTGGCGGGCGGCCCGCTGATCTCGCGCGTGAGCTGGGGATGCCGCCCTGGAAGATCGATCGGGTGCGACAGCAGATGCGGGGGTGGACGCCGGACGGGGTCGCCGTTGCGCTGCGGGCCGTGGCTGAGGCGGACGCGGGGGTGAAGGGCGGCGGGGACGATCCCGGGTACGCCCTGGAGAAGGCGGTCGTGGCGATTGCTCGGGCGGCGCGGTCTCGGGGGCGCGGTTAGCGTACGGCGTGCCTGTGCCTGTGCCTGTGCCTGTGCCCGTGCCTGTCTGGGAGCCGTCGCGCCATCGGGGGTGCCCCGCGTTGCCGTAGCGCGTCTGCGCCTGCGCTGTGGCCGGTCGCGCGGTTCCCCGCGCCCCTTCGGGCGCTGCCCCCCTCAGGCCCCGGTACCACCCCCTCCTGCTGTGGCTCCCCCCGGTACTCGGGAGGAGAATCGTCATGTCAGCCGAACATCGCCGGACAACGGAGAGGTGGCGGTCGTCATGGCTGAGCATCCGCACGCAGTGCTCGTGCGTAAGGGGTTCGAGGCGTTCATGCGGGGGGACATGGACACCCTGCGGGAGTTGATCGCGAACGACGCCACGCATCACGTGCCCGGTAGTCACCCGCTCTCGGGGGACTTCAAGGGGCAGGACGCGATCATCGACATGTATCAGAGGCTCGGGCAGGAGACCGGCGGGTCGATGCGCCTGGAGATGCTCGGGATCGCCGTGGACGGGCGTGGTCACGCCGTCGGGATGTGCCGGTTCACGGCCGAGCGGAAGGGCCGCCGCCTGGACGACACCGGGTGCATCGTCTTCCGGATCGTCGGGGACAAGGTCACCGACCTCGACGAGTGCGTCGAGGACATCGACAAGAGCAACGAGTTCTGGTCGGACTGAGCCCCCGGCAGACGGGAATCCACGCATGTCATGACGAAGGCCCCGGTCACCCTGCCCTGGGGAAGGGCACGGCACCGGGGCCTTCGGTTCAAGCTGTCGGAGTCACGCCCGCGTGGCGAACGCAGGCCGCGCGTGGCTCCTGGGGGCCGGTCGGGAGCGGATGAGAGAGGGCCCGCTCTGGGTCCTTCCGGCGGTTCGGTCCCGTAGGAACAGGACCGGTCAGATCAGAAAGAGTCAGCCCTGGACGCCGGCGACCTTCGAAGCAAGCGCCGACTTCTTGTTGGCGGCCTGGTTCTTGTGGATGACGCCCTTGGAGACGGCCTTGTCGAGCGCACGCGCAGCAGCGCGCTGGTACTCGGTGGCCTTCTCGGCGTCACCCGCGGCAGCGGCCTCACGGGCCTTGCGGATCGCGGTCTTCAGGGAGGACTTGACGGCCTTGTTGCGCAGCCGGGCCTTCTCGTTGGTCTTGATCCGCTTGATCTGGGACTTGATGTTCGCCACGAATGAGCCTCTACAGGTTCAGGCACGGGGCCAGGAGGATTCCGGTGAAGGAAAACCCAGGGTCCCGTACCAGGTGATTTCTCGGAGTTGTGCCTCGTGCTGAGAGGGCATGAGGACACAGCCACCCAGACTACCAGCGGCTCCGTGAGTGGCCCAAACCGGTCGCCGGTCCCCGCCCGTGGGACCATGGAGGCTACGTATCGATCCGACCCGAGACCGCAGACACTGCGGACGCCTCAAGAATCAGGACCCTGCGTGCCCGCGATCCCCAGCCACGTGCCCGAGCCGAGCCGTACCGACCCGGCTCTGATCCGCAACTTCTGCATCATCGCGCACATCGACCACGGCAAGTCCACGCTCGCCGACCGGATGCTCCAGCTGACCGGCGTGGTCGAGCAGCGCCAGATGCGTGCTCAGTATCTCGACCGCATGGACATCGAGCGTGAGCGCGGAATCACGATCAAGTCGCAGGCGGTGCGTCTGCCGTGGGCCCCGACCCACGACAAGACCAACACGCACATCCTCAACATGATCGACACTCCGGGGCACGTCGACTTCACCTACGAGGTCTCGCGGTCGCTCGCCGCCTGTGAGGGCACCGTCCTCCTCGTCGACGCCGCCCAGGGCATCGAGGCCCAGACCCTCGCCAACCTCTACCTGGCGATGGAGAACGACCTCAAGATCATCCCCGTACTGAACAAGATCGACCTGCCGGCCGCCCAGCCGGAGAAGTTCTCCGAGGAACTCGCCAACCTCATCGGCTGCGACCCCGCGGACGTGCTCAAGGTCTCCGCCAAGACCGGGCTCGGCGTCGAGGCGCTGCTCGACAAGGTGGTGGCGGAGGTTCCCGCCCCCATCGGCGTCCAGGACGCTCCGGCCCGCGCGATGATCTTCGACTCCGTCTACGACTCCTATCGGGGCGTGGTGACGTACGTACGAGTCATCGACGGACAGCTCAACAAGCGCGAGCGCATCCGGATGATGTCCACGAACGCCACGCACGAACTGCTGGAGATCGGGACCAACTCGCCCGAGATGCTCTCCGCCGACGGTCTCGGCGTCGGCGAGGTGGGCTACATCATCACCGGCGTGAAGGACGTCCGCCAGTCCAAGGTCGGTGACACGATCACCACCTTGAACAAGGGCGCGACCGAGGCGCTCGGCGGCTACAAGGACCCCAAGCCGATGGTCTTCTCGGGCCTGTATCCGCTGGACGGCTCCGACTACCCCGAGCTGCGTGACGCCCTCGACAAGCTCCAGCTCAACGACGCCGCCCTCGTCTACGAGCCGGAGACCTCCGCCGCCCTCGGCTTCGGCTTCCGTGTCGGCTTCCTCGGCCTGCTGCACCTCGACGTGATCCGGGAGCGGCTGGAGCGCGAGTTCGG includes:
- the holA gene encoding DNA polymerase III subunit delta — encoded protein: MAKKTAHDDPLAPLTLAVGQEELLLDRAVREVVAAARAADADTDVRDLSPEQLQPGTLAELTSPSLFAERKVVVVRNAQDLSADTVKDVKAYLGAPAEEITLVLLHAGGAKGKTLLDAARKAGAREVLCPKMTKPADRLAFVRQEFRGTGRSATPEACQALVDAIGSDLRELASAVSQLVADVEGTIDEAVVGRYYTGRAEASSFTVADRAVEGRAAEALEALRWSLSTGVAPVMITSALAQGVRAIGKLSSARGGRPADLARELGMPPWKIDRVRQQMRGWTPDGVAVALRAVAEADAGVKGGGDDPGYALEKAVVAIARAARSRGRG
- the rpsT gene encoding 30S ribosomal protein S20, encoding MANIKSQIKRIKTNEKARLRNKAVKSSLKTAIRKAREAAAAGDAEKATEYQRAAARALDKAVSKGVIHKNQAANKKSALASKVAGVQG
- the lepA gene encoding translation elongation factor 4, whose amino-acid sequence is MPAIPSHVPEPSRTDPALIRNFCIIAHIDHGKSTLADRMLQLTGVVEQRQMRAQYLDRMDIERERGITIKSQAVRLPWAPTHDKTNTHILNMIDTPGHVDFTYEVSRSLAACEGTVLLVDAAQGIEAQTLANLYLAMENDLKIIPVLNKIDLPAAQPEKFSEELANLIGCDPADVLKVSAKTGLGVEALLDKVVAEVPAPIGVQDAPARAMIFDSVYDSYRGVVTYVRVIDGQLNKRERIRMMSTNATHELLEIGTNSPEMLSADGLGVGEVGYIITGVKDVRQSKVGDTITTLNKGATEALGGYKDPKPMVFSGLYPLDGSDYPELRDALDKLQLNDAALVYEPETSAALGFGFRVGFLGLLHLDVIRERLEREFGLDLIATAPNVVYRVLMEDGTEHTVTNPSEFPEGKISEVYEPVVRATILAPSEFIGSIMELCQTRRGTLLGMDYLSEDRVEIRYTLPLAEIVFDFFDQLKSKTRGYASLDYEPTGELASSLVKVDILLHGDKVDAFSAITHKDAAYAYGVRLVAKLRELIPRQAFEVPIQAAIGSRVIARETIRAIRKDVLAKCYGGDISRKRKLLEKQKEGKKRMKMVGSVEVPQEAFIAVLSSDDSAGSGKGKK
- a CDS encoding nuclear transport factor 2 family protein encodes the protein MAEHPHAVLVRKGFEAFMRGDMDTLRELIANDATHHVPGSHPLSGDFKGQDAIIDMYQRLGQETGGSMRLEMLGIAVDGRGHAVGMCRFTAERKGRRLDDTGCIVFRIVGDKVTDLDECVEDIDKSNEFWSD